In Oryza brachyantha chromosome 2, ObraRS2, whole genome shotgun sequence, a single window of DNA contains:
- the LOC121053560 gene encoding uncharacterized protein LOC121053560 has product MGEKVSEAAGGVEDQDGGQGAVAGLDGIQYCPEHPYRPGAAAAAVAGGGICAFCLQEKLGRLVSSSKSSPFFLLGGHPPPSASPSSPPSFRRSSADPPPPLHSSAASRRLIPFSRKKTFSSSSSSSSSASVALAGGGLKRSKSVAPRPEEHYSSSASSVTAESPRKKSFWSFFYLSSSSPYMHQAATSTSYTNGGAAARRKSVSVASAAWASRGASAPGAHEQQQPRAATSSVSGRRLEAIGEPESPSQVSSSSSFGRKVARSRSVGCGSRSFSGDFLERISNGFGDCTLRRVESQREPKPNKMRALGHLGGGGDGDDDEDDDDVYHHQHRIKCAGFFGGMGPTPSYWLSAAEGAAASGGGARKSGGRSHRSWAWAALASPMRALRPTSSTTSTKTITVVPSSHVVAHSNGSTPAAALSISSPVPPSSTAAAGTD; this is encoded by the coding sequence atggGGGAGAAGGTGAGTGAGGCGGCGGGGGGAGTGGAGGATCAGGACGGCGGCCagggggcggtggcggggcTCGATGGGATTCAGTACTGCCCCGAGCATCCATACCGgcctggcgcggcggcggcggcggtggcgggtgGAGGGATATGCGCCTTCTGCCTGCAGGAGAAGCTGGGGAGGCTGGTGTCCTCGTCCAAGTCCAGCCcgttcttcctcctcggcggccACCCTCCGCcttccgcctcgccgtcgtcgccgccgtcgttccgccgctcgtcggcggaccccccgccgccgctccactCCTCGGCGGCCTCGCGGAGGCTGATCCCTTTCAGCAGGAAGAAGACTTTCTCGtcttcgtcgtcctcgtcttcCTCTGCGTCGGTGGCTCTGGCTGGCGGTGGGCTCAAGCGAAGCAAGTCGGTGGCGCCGCGGCCCGAGGAGCACtactcgtcgtcggcgtcgtccgTGACGGCCGAGAGCCCGCGGAAGAAGAGCTTCTGGTCCTTCTTCTACCTCTCTTCCTCGTCGCCGTACATGCACCAGGCCGCCACCTCCACATCGTACACCaacggtggcgccgccgcgaggaggAAGTCGGTGTCcgtggcgtcggcggcgtggGCCTCCAGGGGTGCCTCCGCTCCGGGCGCGCACgaacagcagcagccgcgggcggcgacgtcgtcggtGTCGGGGCGGAGGCTCGAGGCCATCGGCGAGCCGGAGAGCCCGAGCCAGgtgtcctcgtcctcgtcgttCGGGCGGAAGGTGGCTCGGTCGCGCTCCGTCGGGTGCGGCAGCCGCAGCTTCTCCGGCGATTTCCTGGAGCGCATCTCCAACGGCTTCGGCGACTGCACGCTCCGGCGCGTCGAGTCCCAGCGCGAGCCCAAGCCCAACAAGATGCGCGCGCTCGGCCacctgggcggcggcggcgacggcgacgatgacgaagacgacgacgacgtgtaCCATCACCAGCACCGGATCAAGTGCGCCGGGTTCTTCGGCGGCATGGGCCCCACGCCCTCCTACTGGCTCTccgcggcggagggcgcggccgcatccggtggcggcgcgaggaAGTCGGGCGGCCGGAGCCACCGGAGCTGGGCGTGGGCGGCGCTGGCCAGCCCAATGAGAGCGCTGAGGCCGACGagctccaccacctccacgaAGACCATCACGGTCGTTCCTTCCAGCCACGTGGTCGCGCACAGCAACGgcagcacgccggcggcggcattgTCCATATCATCGCCGGTGCcaccgtcgtcgacggcggcggcggggacggatTAA